The segment AACGAACGCCCCAACATCTTCATCGTTAAGACCATTATCCAGCAGCTTCATGACCGCCTGAAGGATGAGGGCATCTCTGAAGACCTGATTAAGCATGTGGAGGATCGTCTGGGTCATGACCGCCGTTATGGCATCGACCCTACTAAGATTAAGAATGACCTTGGGTGGTATCCAGAGACTCCATTTGAGAAGGGCATTGTCCTGACCATCGACTGGTATCTGGAGCATGAGGACTGGATGAACAATGTGACCAGCGGCAATTACCAGAAATACTACGAGGCAATGTATAAAGCAAAAGTGGAAATCTAAAGGGTTGAGGTTGTGGGAAGGATGAAGTTTTTTGTAACTGGCGTCAATGGTCAACTTGGCCATGACGTGATGAATGAATTGAATAAAAGAGGTCATGAAGGTGTTGGTTCCGACATTGCAGGGTCTTATGCCGGTATTGCTGACGGATCGGCTGTAACCAGCATGCCCTATGTCGGCCTCGACATTACTGACAAAGAAGCCGTGCTGAAGGTTATTTCTGAGATTAAGCCGGACGCCGTCATCCACTGCGCAGCGTGGACAGCAGTGGACATGGCAGAAGACGACGACAAGGTGGAGAAGGTTCGTGCCGTCAATGCAGGTGGAACTCAGAATATTGCAGAGGCCTGTAAAGCCATCGACTGCAAAATGCTCTATTTGTCCACAGATTATGTGTTTGATGTGCAGGGAACGGAGCCTTGGCAGCCGGACTGTAAGGACTATAAGCCGTTGAACGTCTACGGTCAGACCAAGCTGGAAGGCGAGCTGGCGGTGGCGAACACACTGGAGAAGTACTTCATCGTTCGTATTGCATGGGTGTTCGGTCTG is part of the Clostridium sp. M62/1 genome and harbors:
- the rfbD gene encoding dTDP-4-dehydrorhamnose reductase; this encodes MKFFVTGVNGQLGHDVMNELNKRGHEGVGSDIAGSYAGIADGSAVTSMPYVGLDITDKEAVLKVISEIKPDAVIHCAAWTAVDMAEDDDKVEKVRAVNAGGTQNIAEACKAIDCKMLYLSTDYVFDVQGTEPWQPDCKDYKPLNVYGQTKLEGELAVANTLEKYFIVRIAWVFGLNGKNFIKTMINVGKTHDEVRVVNDQIGTPTYCFDLARLLVDMCETEKYGYYHATNEGGYISWYDFCCEFYKQYGLKTKVTPVTTAEYGLSKAARPFNSRLDKSKLVENGFQPLPTWQDSVSRYLKEAQL